A part of Bacteroidia bacterium genomic DNA contains:
- a CDS encoding CPBP family intramembrane glutamic endopeptidase translates to MLNELISSILQLLVFAAIPFVVYLIREKKATGFLDWCGLKSSPQKANMMALLVILLLTGPIILLNQLSPEFREIMLDPKSVTGKIRLMGAGWETIVTIFLVALIKTALAEELFFRGFVAKRLIALWGLQTGNIVQAIIFGAIHTLLFAFVTPNLFFLVVIFIFPAVGSYFMVVINEKMAGGSIIPGWIAHGLANIFSYLFFGFFA, encoded by the coding sequence ATGCTCAACGAATTGATTTCCTCCATCCTCCAACTTTTGGTTTTCGCTGCGATTCCATTTGTCGTGTACCTGATCAGGGAAAAAAAGGCTACAGGATTTTTGGACTGGTGCGGATTAAAAAGCTCCCCCCAAAAAGCCAATATGATGGCACTGTTAGTGATCCTTTTACTGACAGGGCCGATCATTTTACTCAACCAGCTGAGTCCCGAATTCAGGGAAATTATGCTTGACCCCAAAAGTGTAACCGGGAAAATACGCCTCATGGGAGCAGGTTGGGAAACGATTGTTACCATTTTTCTGGTTGCTCTTATAAAAACTGCTCTGGCAGAAGAATTATTTTTCAGAGGTTTTGTTGCCAAACGACTGATTGCACTTTGGGGGCTTCAGACAGGTAATATTGTCCAGGCAATCATCTTTGGAGCGATTCATACGCTGCTGTTTGCGTTTGTTACTCCTAACCTCTTTTTTCTGGTAGTTATTTTCATTTTTCCGGCTGTTGGTTCTTACTTTATGGTAGTGATCAATGAGAAAATGGCGGGAGGGAGTATTATTCCGGGATGGATTGCTCACGGGTTGGCAAATATCTTCTCTTATTTATTTTTTGGCTTTTTTGCGTAA
- a CDS encoding DUF2975 domain-containing protein, with translation METNRTIQMAIWVTNGVMLLFILFFAGFAGILLHWHINPEAYCNVEISSGFKAGFGIQDIRINKENLSADSLSLSQLSHVMVYWLLLRSSLFFILSLAIILRIKKILHSIRTIHTFYDENIRHFKVMGKWALAAFGLSCFNFYYQNGDFDLNFTIAFAPLLFSVACFVMKEIFTEGKNLLEDKNLIV, from the coding sequence GTGGAAACAAACCGAACCATTCAAATGGCGATCTGGGTTACCAATGGGGTAATGTTGTTGTTTATCCTCTTTTTTGCAGGTTTTGCGGGGATCCTCCTGCACTGGCATATTAATCCGGAGGCTTACTGCAATGTAGAAATTTCCTCAGGTTTTAAAGCTGGATTTGGTATCCAGGACATCAGGATCAATAAGGAGAATCTTTCAGCGGATTCACTTTCACTAAGCCAGCTTAGTCATGTTATGGTATATTGGCTACTGCTCAGAAGCTCGCTGTTTTTTATCCTTTCACTGGCAATTATTTTAAGGATAAAGAAAATACTCCATTCGATCCGAACCATTCACACCTTTTATGATGAAAACATCCGCCATTTTAAGGTAATGGGTAAATGGGCTTTGGCTGCTTTTGGATTGAGTTGTTTTAATTTTTACTATCAAAACGGTGATTTTGATTTAAACTTTACAATTGCTTTTGCACCCTTACTGTTTTCAGTAGCCTGTTTTGTGATGAAAGAGATATTTACCGAGGGGAAAAATTTACTGGAAGATAAAAATCTGATTGTATGA
- a CDS encoding SGNH/GDSL hydrolase family protein, whose product MKKNNPVRLIAFFTLVFSSLLFSCRERPKQENTAQHVLVLPSAPEFSYTGRFDLSNPSQARFAWSGSAIDCIFEGPFCQLLMDNLSQANEADGSPRTNYYRIAIDDMEPFVLQTIPGKTEYLLADSLSDGPHHLSIFKRTEAEVATGVFLGLKLAPGKRLLKPENRPARKIEFIGNSITCGYGNEGDSRDCHFSSATENAWETYSAITARNLNAQYVSVCFSGRGMIQNYNRSQSGTMPELYQTIIPGEDSLKWNFQSWIPDIVVINLGTNDFAHENPNASKFVTTCANFLKTIRGNYPEAAIVCLSGPMMTNDGARKPLGTLQRHIDEAIAILAAGGEKKIYRFDLTSQGPLGYGCDWHPNLAQHQLNAEELTTFLRGLE is encoded by the coding sequence ATGAAAAAAAACAATCCTGTACGCCTGATTGCATTTTTTACACTAGTCTTTTCTTCTCTGCTATTTTCATGCCGGGAGCGTCCCAAACAGGAAAATACCGCACAACACGTACTGGTACTGCCTTCTGCTCCGGAATTTTCTTACACCGGCCGGTTTGATCTTTCCAATCCGTCTCAGGCGCGATTTGCCTGGTCGGGTTCTGCAATAGATTGTATATTCGAAGGCCCATTCTGCCAACTGCTGATGGACAACCTCTCACAGGCAAATGAAGCCGATGGCAGTCCACGCACCAACTATTATCGCATTGCGATTGACGATATGGAACCCTTTGTTTTACAAACGATTCCCGGCAAAACCGAATACCTTTTGGCAGATAGTCTTTCCGACGGCCCGCACCACTTGTCTATTTTCAAGCGTACCGAAGCAGAAGTCGCTACAGGCGTATTTCTTGGACTGAAACTGGCGCCGGGCAAACGCCTGTTGAAACCTGAAAATCGGCCTGCGCGCAAGATTGAGTTTATCGGCAATTCGATCACCTGCGGTTATGGCAATGAAGGCGACAGCCGCGATTGTCATTTCTCCTCCGCTACCGAAAATGCCTGGGAGACTTACAGCGCGATTACCGCCCGCAATCTCAATGCACAATATGTGTCTGTCTGCTTTTCTGGCAGGGGAATGATTCAAAATTACAACCGCTCTCAGTCGGGTACGATGCCCGAACTTTATCAGACCATTATTCCCGGAGAAGATTCGCTGAAATGGAACTTCCAAAGCTGGATTCCTGACATAGTTGTGATCAATCTCGGTACCAACGACTTTGCCCATGAAAACCCCAATGCCTCAAAATTTGTGACTACCTGCGCAAATTTTTTGAAAACCATTCGGGGAAATTATCCCGAAGCAGCCATTGTCTGTCTCTCAGGTCCCATGATGACCAATGATGGTGCGCGCAAACCGCTGGGTACTTTACAGCGCCATATTGATGAAGCCATCGCCATACTGGCAGCCGGAGGAGAAAAAAAAATTTACCGGTTTGACCTTACCTCTCAGGGGCCTTTGGGCTATGGCTGCGACTGGCACCCCAATCTGGCACAACACCAACTGAATGCAGAAGAACTGACGACTTTTTTGCGAGGGTTGGAGTAG
- a CDS encoding ATP-binding protein — protein MIHRVLTHELIKALQNMPAVALLGPRQVGKTTLALEMAEAHIKKPVSYLDLELDTDLSKLEDAEGYLRTFENKLLIIDEVQLKPDLFRILRGLIDIRKRAGETNAQFLLLGSASRDLLQQSSETLAGRIRYLELKPFSVLEIEALDTLAFSPEKLWFRGGFPQSYLAPDDEESWKWRSDFIASYLERDIPQLGLNVSATRMRRFWTMLSHLHGQQINMSSLGKSLEVTHTTIRTYLDVLTDLYMVRQLQPWAGNTKKRLVKSPKIYIRDSGLLHRLLSISVYDDLLGHPVLGHSWEGFVIENILGNLPDTWQASYYRTADQTEIDLILEKGTKDTWAVEIKRAIAPKAQAGFHRACEDVKTTRKFVLYSGKDRFPLPYDTEAIGLVEFLKLLTTH, from the coding sequence ATGATACACCGCGTCTTAACTCATGAGCTTATCAAAGCGCTCCAAAATATGCCCGCAGTAGCGCTGCTCGGGCCGCGACAGGTTGGAAAGACGACGCTCGCCCTTGAGATGGCGGAAGCGCATATCAAAAAACCTGTATCCTATCTGGATCTCGAACTGGATACGGATTTGTCCAAACTGGAAGATGCTGAAGGGTATCTGCGTACTTTTGAAAATAAGTTGCTGATCATCGATGAGGTTCAACTCAAACCTGATCTGTTCCGGATTTTAAGAGGTTTGATTGATATAAGAAAGCGGGCCGGGGAAACGAATGCGCAGTTTTTACTTCTGGGTTCTGCTTCAAGAGATTTGCTTCAGCAGTCATCGGAAACATTGGCCGGACGTATCCGGTATCTTGAACTTAAACCATTCTCGGTTTTGGAAATAGAGGCGCTTGACACCCTGGCGTTTTCTCCTGAAAAGCTCTGGTTTCGCGGAGGATTTCCGCAAAGTTATCTTGCCCCCGACGATGAAGAGAGCTGGAAGTGGCGCTCTGATTTTATTGCTTCCTATTTAGAGCGAGATATTCCGCAACTGGGATTAAATGTTTCCGCAACGCGAATGCGCCGTTTTTGGACCATGCTCTCTCATTTGCATGGTCAACAAATCAATATGTCGTCTTTAGGCAAAAGCCTGGAGGTTACACACACGACCATCCGTACCTACCTCGATGTACTCACGGATTTGTATATGGTGCGACAGCTTCAACCCTGGGCCGGTAACACAAAAAAACGCCTGGTCAAATCCCCCAAGATCTATATCAGGGATAGTGGTTTATTACACAGACTCCTCTCGATTTCTGTTTACGATGATCTTTTGGGACATCCTGTCCTTGGACATTCCTGGGAAGGTTTTGTGATTGAAAATATTCTGGGCAATCTTCCTGATACATGGCAAGCCAGTTATTACCGAACGGCAGATCAAACAGAGATTGACTTGATCCTTGAGAAAGGAACAAAAGATACCTGGGCCGTAGAAATTAAACGCGCTATTGCGCCAAAAGCACAGGCTGGGTTTCACCGGGCGTGTGAGGATGTAAAAACCACCCGGAAATTTGTATTGTATTCGGGGAAAGACCGATTCCCACTGCCTTATGATACAGAAGCAATCGGACTTGTCGAGTTTTTAAAGTTGTTGACAACCCATTAA
- a CDS encoding DUF3810 domain-containing protein has translation MAKNRLNRVFPPIDRRFIWIGLGVITLLLRPLFRVNPQFTEVVYSRGIFSLLRIIWDYTLGWSPFALLYLAVPLLLAGGIYALVKSFRKPKGRSVANRLAGALLNLLAFAGCVLFLFYFLWGFNYYRAPVDKRLGLKAKKMSEELVRSEFERATEDLLKAREVLYSPDEAAPAVLPLRELENKLRSSLVSSLKATGYTTPGRVRARALRPKGLLLQLGASGIYIPFVFEGHVDAAMPAITFPSTMTHEMAHGYGFGDEGTCNFWAWLACFQSEDPTVRYGGLLGYWREVAVMYRMLDKDGYMTKRAELPPGLLSDLESINDALKKYPGFFPQFSDEVYDSYLKNQGIEEGMGSYGQVVRWVAAWRERTSM, from the coding sequence ATGGCAAAAAACAGACTTAACCGGGTGTTTCCACCGATAGATAGAAGATTTATCTGGATCGGGCTGGGGGTGATCACACTTTTGTTACGCCCGCTATTTCGGGTAAACCCTCAGTTTACGGAGGTGGTATATTCGAGAGGGATATTTTCTCTGCTCAGAATCATCTGGGACTACACGCTTGGGTGGTCGCCATTTGCGCTTCTTTACCTGGCGGTTCCGTTGTTGTTGGCCGGGGGGATTTATGCGTTGGTAAAGAGTTTTCGAAAACCCAAAGGAAGGTCTGTGGCCAACCGGCTGGCGGGGGCGTTGCTCAATCTTCTGGCATTTGCCGGGTGCGTATTGTTTTTGTTTTACTTTTTATGGGGGTTTAACTATTACCGGGCACCGGTGGACAAGCGTCTGGGGCTGAAGGCAAAAAAGATGAGTGAGGAGTTGGTGCGGAGTGAATTTGAGCGAGCGACGGAAGACTTGCTGAAAGCCCGGGAGGTTTTATATTCGCCCGATGAGGCAGCACCGGCAGTCTTGCCGCTGCGGGAGCTGGAAAACAAGCTGCGATCGAGCCTGGTTTCCTCGCTGAAAGCGACGGGATATACGACGCCCGGACGTGTCCGGGCGAGGGCGTTGCGCCCCAAAGGGTTGCTGTTGCAACTGGGGGCTTCAGGTATTTATATTCCTTTTGTATTTGAAGGGCATGTGGATGCTGCGATGCCGGCCATTACGTTTCCTTCCACGATGACGCATGAGATGGCACACGGCTATGGATTTGGGGACGAGGGTACTTGCAACTTTTGGGCGTGGCTGGCCTGTTTTCAGTCAGAGGATCCTACCGTAAGATATGGCGGGCTGCTGGGTTACTGGCGGGAAGTTGCGGTGATGTACCGTATGCTGGATAAGGATGGATATATGACAAAAAGGGCAGAATTGCCGCCCGGCTTGCTTTCTGACCTGGAAAGTATCAATGATGCATTAAAAAAGTACCCCGGATTTTTTCCACAGTTTTCCGATGAGGTATATGACTCGTACCTCAAAAATCAGGGGATAGAGGAAGGTATGGGCAGTTATGGTCAGGTCGTGCGATGGGTAGCAGCCTGGCGGGAGAGAACCTCTATGTGA
- a CDS encoding alpha/beta hydrolase-fold protein yields the protein MNTLRFKIYLTFLLICVSGFSLFGQMEIRTGLELTPDHFPQEGVPKGELKGPFDFRSKIIEGTVRQYWLFIPAQYEASKPASVLVFQDGYRATNPEGSIRAPQVMENLIAKGEMPVTIGIFISPGNLSDEYPTDLGSRNPNNRAAEYDAMNDRYARFIVEEMLPEVAKQYNLTSDPEQRAIGGTSSGAIAAFTVAWYYPDVFHKVYSGIGSYVSIGFRPDETPIKLGGQDYPALIRREAIRPMRIFVQDGVNDLSNKWGNWFLANQQMISAMKYANDDADKNNVPGPRYQFTSVWTDGEHSDKHPGALLPEGLKWLWGE from the coding sequence ATGAACACCCTCCGCTTTAAAATTTATCTCACTTTTCTCCTGATATGTGTATCAGGTTTTTCCCTTTTCGGGCAAATGGAAATTCGCACGGGTCTGGAACTGACGCCTGACCATTTTCCGCAGGAAGGGGTTCCCAAAGGCGAGCTAAAAGGCCCTTTTGATTTTCGCAGCAAAATCATCGAAGGTACGGTTCGCCAGTACTGGCTGTTTATTCCGGCTCAATATGAAGCCTCAAAACCCGCCAGTGTGCTGGTTTTTCAGGACGGCTACCGCGCTACCAACCCTGAAGGCTCTATTCGCGCGCCGCAGGTGATGGAAAACCTGATCGCCAAAGGCGAAATGCCCGTTACGATCGGCATTTTTATCAGTCCGGGCAACCTCTCCGATGAATATCCCACCGACCTCGGTTCACGCAACCCCAATAACCGGGCGGCAGAATACGATGCGATGAATGATCGTTATGCGCGGTTTATTGTGGAGGAGATGTTGCCTGAGGTTGCTAAACAATACAATCTGACGAGCGACCCGGAGCAAAGAGCCATCGGCGGTACAAGCAGTGGGGCGATTGCGGCTTTTACGGTTGCGTGGTATTATCCGGATGTATTTCACAAAGTGTACAGCGGTATCGGCAGTTACGTTTCGATTGGTTTCCGGCCTGATGAAACACCCATCAAACTCGGCGGACAGGATTATCCGGCGCTCATACGTCGGGAGGCCATTCGCCCGATGCGCATTTTTGTTCAGGACGGGGTGAATGATTTAAGCAATAAATGGGGCAATTGGTTTTTGGCCAATCAGCAAATGATCTCCGCGATGAAATACGCCAATGACGATGCAGACAAAAACAATGTCCCCGGTCCGCGTTACCAGTTTACGTCGGTCTGGACCGACGGCGAACACAGCGACAAACATCCCGGAGCGCTATTGCCCGAAGGACTGAAGTGGCTTTGGGGGGAATGA
- a CDS encoding sigma-70 family RNA polymerase sigma factor produces the protein MSESAYHQYYPILFPIAYNMLGSASDAEDLVQETLLKWLSMGKSDIENIRGYLVKTLVNKCLNHIRNRKKEVRQPEIAPELLTDFLPGIIDKGQTLSLGMRAMLEKLSPVERAVFLLKEVFDYSHREIAELLDITEEYCRQILTRARRHLRDSRQRFEVNPEHHLLIYQTFVEVCKGENLSELLHILREDIELDVSKPAAVLSGRIPVAEYLLGQHRMGLSYEILWLKDLPAIVAYLYHQPVRIIRLEGNGTEVSSIHIEVLSRQAATHRTT, from the coding sequence ATGTCTGAATCTGCTTATCATCAATACTACCCCATCCTCTTCCCAATTGCTTACAATATGCTGGGAAGTGCTTCTGATGCTGAAGACCTCGTACAGGAAACACTGCTAAAGTGGCTGTCAATGGGGAAATCTGATATAGAAAACATCAGAGGGTATCTCGTCAAAACACTGGTCAACAAATGCCTCAACCATATCCGCAACCGGAAAAAAGAAGTTCGCCAGCCCGAAATTGCCCCGGAGCTTCTCACCGATTTTCTTCCCGGGATTATCGACAAAGGACAGACCTTGTCATTGGGAATGAGAGCCATGCTGGAAAAACTTTCTCCCGTGGAAAGAGCGGTTTTCTTATTGAAAGAGGTATTTGACTACTCACATAGAGAAATCGCAGAATTGCTCGATATTACCGAAGAATACTGCCGCCAGATACTTACCCGCGCACGCCGGCATCTGCGGGATAGCCGCCAGCGGTTTGAAGTAAATCCAGAACATCATCTGCTTATTTATCAGACGTTTGTGGAGGTCTGTAAAGGAGAAAACCTCAGCGAACTGCTGCACATTCTGCGGGAAGATATTGAACTTGACGTATCCAAACCGGCTGCGGTTCTCTCTGGCCGCATCCCGGTCGCCGAATACCTCCTCGGCCAGCATCGTATGGGCCTGAGTTACGAAATACTCTGGCTAAAAGATCTGCCAGCGATCGTGGCCTATCTCTATCATCAACCAGTAAGAATTATTCGTCTGGAAGGAAATGGTACTGAAGTATCTTCGATTCACATAGAGGTTCTCTCCCGCCAGGCTGCTACCCATCGCACGACCTGA
- a CDS encoding PAS domain S-box protein: protein MDKPIRILVLEDSRGDVILMQYHLEDTGLDFQMEHVMTRTAFERALIEFAPDIILADYTLPEYDGMTALATARSITPEIPFIFVTGTISIEVAVETLKQGAADYVLKDHLSRLGKVVVSAIRERKERDQKRQTETDLLTYERLFNLSLDLLCIMGTDGYFKKINPGFQRMLGYSQEELLSKPFIEFVHPEDLENTREEFERQILGVPTIHFENRYICKNGSVKWLAWTARPEPERGILYSVARDVTQQKKNEESMRIRDRAMWSSSNGLLITDPNQEDNPIIYVNPAFEKISGYTREEVLGRNCRFLQMGDRNQRGLEIIHNAFEEGKECKVVLRNYKKTGELFYNEVKISPVTDSDGKITHFVGILNDISERLKSEHELKESYNTIEAHVKELQQFAYITSHNLRAPVANIQGLMDFYEKEDGLEHDELVILNKNLRSSVETLDRVISDLNSILDVKRSPVRKHKVVRLDQVMEEVSSNLTEMIRQTDTEIIYDFTSVPAIFTIEPYIHSIFHNLIENAIKYRSLHRRPKIEVQAKTLNSSAVITFRDNGLGIDLTQNREDIFGLYKRFHFHVEGKGLGLHMVKQQTEAMMGTIEIYSKPEEGTSFILTLPMAPKFSNISKINPELYGI from the coding sequence TTGGATAAACCTATCCGAATATTGGTTCTGGAAGATTCCCGGGGAGACGTGATACTGATGCAATATCATCTGGAAGATACAGGACTGGACTTCCAGATGGAGCATGTGATGACAAGGACCGCTTTTGAGCGTGCCCTGATCGAATTTGCACCAGATATTATTCTTGCTGATTACACATTGCCCGAATACGATGGGATGACAGCTTTGGCTACAGCGCGGAGTATTACCCCAGAAATCCCCTTTATTTTCGTTACGGGGACAATTTCTATTGAAGTTGCTGTAGAAACCCTCAAGCAGGGAGCGGCAGACTATGTGTTGAAAGACCATTTGTCCCGACTGGGAAAGGTCGTAGTTAGTGCGATAAGAGAAAGGAAGGAAAGGGATCAGAAACGGCAGACAGAAACAGACCTGCTTACCTATGAGCGTCTGTTTAATCTTTCCCTTGATCTTCTGTGTATTATGGGTACAGATGGGTATTTCAAGAAGATCAATCCCGGTTTTCAGCGAATGCTGGGCTATTCACAGGAAGAATTGTTGAGTAAGCCCTTTATCGAATTTGTACATCCTGAAGACCTCGAAAATACGCGTGAAGAATTTGAGCGCCAAATCCTGGGGGTACCGACGATCCATTTTGAGAATCGGTATATTTGTAAGAACGGCAGCGTCAAATGGCTGGCGTGGACAGCGAGACCAGAGCCTGAAAGGGGGATCCTCTATTCGGTAGCCAGAGATGTTACCCAGCAGAAAAAAAACGAGGAAAGTATGCGGATACGGGACAGGGCCATGTGGTCTTCGAGCAATGGGCTTTTGATCACGGATCCCAATCAGGAAGATAACCCGATTATCTATGTAAATCCTGCCTTTGAGAAAATTTCAGGCTATACGAGGGAAGAGGTATTAGGTAGAAATTGTCGTTTTCTGCAAATGGGTGACAGAAACCAACGTGGGCTGGAAATCATACACAATGCATTTGAGGAAGGAAAGGAGTGTAAGGTGGTTTTACGCAATTACAAGAAAACCGGAGAGTTATTTTACAACGAAGTAAAAATATCTCCGGTAACCGATTCCGACGGAAAAATCACACATTTTGTAGGGATTCTCAATGACATTTCAGAACGCTTAAAATCTGAGCATGAACTGAAAGAGAGTTACAATACGATTGAAGCTCATGTAAAAGAATTACAGCAATTTGCCTATATCACCTCTCACAACCTGCGGGCGCCTGTCGCCAACATCCAGGGATTGATGGATTTTTATGAAAAAGAAGACGGGTTGGAGCATGATGAGCTGGTTATACTCAACAAAAATCTGCGGAGCTCTGTAGAAACGCTTGACCGGGTGATCTCAGATTTAAATTCGATTCTGGATGTCAAAAGGAGCCCTGTGCGTAAACACAAAGTGGTAAGATTAGATCAGGTAATGGAAGAGGTATCCTCGAACCTTACAGAGATGATCAGACAAACAGATACCGAAATCATCTACGATTTCACCAGCGTTCCCGCCATCTTTACCATTGAGCCCTACATCCACAGTATTTTTCATAACCTGATAGAGAATGCCATCAAGTATCGGTCTTTGCATCGTCGCCCCAAAATTGAAGTACAGGCAAAAACATTAAATAGTTCGGCAGTTATTACTTTCCGCGATAACGGATTGGGAATTGACCTTACACAAAACAGAGAAGATATTTTTGGCCTCTACAAGCGATTTCACTTTCATGTAGAAGGCAAAGGGCTGGGACTTCATATGGTAAAACAACAAACAGAGGCGATGATGGGAACGATTGAGATATATAGCAAACCTGAAGAAGGCACATCCTTTATCCTTACCCTTCCCATGGCGCCAAAATTTTCCAATATTTCAAAAATAAACCCCGAATTATACGGGATTTGA
- a CDS encoding heme-binding domain-containing protein: MKKFLFLSLLAMGLIAVTGFQSATNAEAAGFKISKKANTVIQAKCYGCHSAEGKSDKAKAKLMWDDLSGLSAEEQLEKMKNIQMVLQEGKMPPKGFVERMPDKNITEAEKAIMQKWADKSVAKLSK; encoded by the coding sequence ATGAAAAAGTTTTTATTCCTGAGTTTATTGGCCATGGGCCTGATCGCAGTTACCGGCTTCCAGTCTGCCACCAACGCTGAGGCTGCCGGCTTCAAAATCTCCAAAAAGGCGAATACTGTCATTCAGGCCAAATGTTATGGCTGCCACAGTGCTGAAGGCAAAAGTGATAAAGCCAAAGCAAAGTTGATGTGGGACGACCTTTCAGGACTTTCGGCAGAAGAGCAACTGGAAAAAATGAAAAATATCCAGATGGTTCTTCAGGAAGGAAAAATGCCTCCGAAAGGATTCGTTGAGCGTATGCCTGACAAAAACATTACCGAAGCGGAAAAGGCCATTATGCAGAAATGGGCTGACAAGTCTGTGGCGAAATTGTCTAAGTAA
- a CDS encoding zinc finger protein gives MAVRVGRWDCPTCGHIGNPGPQTKCSSCASPRPKDVVFYLPKDAEIVTEDTHLKAASAGVDWICGHCTAQNKATQAECWSCGNPRDETSEDVNLEEREYGLDDVPIEGQKRQRTIHPLEQQRLASTKRGGGWLRNIIIAALVLLGGVLLLRSFPQQISVTVEQFTWERTTQMLHYEPVAKEEWSVPQGAYDVSSFQAIREYKQVLRGYETRTRDVQVKVGEERYVCGQIDKGNGYFEDKYCTRPIYETRQETYQEAVYDQVPIYATKYRFKIMEWVASKENLLYAGAKDHNPQWPSTEGKTNPEQWKEGSKTQEYKIIVKEDDGDKHTEVVGFTFWSGLEQGEKIKAKRSFLFDIYYGLDEPNKDK, from the coding sequence ATGGCAGTAAGAGTTGGTAGATGGGATTGCCCCACCTGTGGTCATATCGGGAATCCCGGACCTCAAACAAAATGTTCTTCATGTGCTTCTCCCAGGCCAAAGGATGTCGTTTTTTACCTTCCCAAAGATGCTGAAATCGTAACGGAAGACACCCACCTCAAAGCAGCAAGTGCAGGTGTGGACTGGATTTGCGGCCATTGTACTGCCCAAAATAAAGCAACTCAGGCCGAATGCTGGTCCTGCGGAAACCCCCGCGACGAAACCAGTGAAGATGTAAATCTCGAAGAACGGGAATATGGCCTTGATGATGTACCCATCGAAGGACAGAAACGCCAGCGCACCATTCACCCACTCGAACAGCAGCGCCTCGCTTCCACCAAACGCGGCGGCGGATGGCTACGAAATATCATCATTGCTGCGCTGGTTCTGCTGGGTGGCGTTCTTTTGCTCCGCTCATTTCCCCAACAGATTTCAGTAACTGTCGAACAGTTTACCTGGGAGAGAACCACCCAAATGCTCCATTACGAGCCTGTAGCCAAAGAAGAATGGAGTGTTCCTCAGGGTGCTTATGATGTTTCCTCCTTCCAGGCTATCAGAGAATACAAACAGGTCCTCCGCGGCTATGAAACCAGAACCCGCGATGTACAGGTAAAAGTAGGGGAAGAACGTTATGTCTGCGGGCAAATTGACAAAGGCAATGGTTATTTTGAAGACAAATACTGCACGCGCCCTATTTACGAAACCCGCCAGGAAACCTATCAGGAAGCCGTATATGATCAGGTGCCCATATATGCCACCAAATACCGCTTCAAAATCATGGAATGGGTAGCCAGTAAAGAAAACCTGCTCTATGCCGGCGCAAAAGACCATAACCCGCAATGGCCTTCTACAGAGGGAAAAACCAATCCTGAACAGTGGAAAGAAGGCAGCAAAACCCAGGAATATAAAATCATCGTCAAAGAAGATGACGGCGATAAACATACCGAGGTGGTTGGCTTTACTTTTTGGTCAGGACTTGAACAGGGCGAGAAAATCAAAGCCAAACGGTCATTCCTGTTTGATATTTATTATGGTCTGGATGAACCCAACAAGGATAAATAG
- a CDS encoding helix-turn-helix transcriptional regulator, translating to MSIIVNLDVMMAKRKMKLNELSEKVGISVTNLSLLKTGKAKGIRFSTLEAICDVLDCQPGDILEFTRDQP from the coding sequence ATGAGTATCATCGTCAATCTGGATGTGATGATGGCCAAACGAAAAATGAAACTGAACGAGCTGTCAGAAAAAGTAGGCATATCGGTAACCAACCTATCTCTCCTGAAAACCGGTAAGGCAAAAGGCATTCGTTTCAGTACCCTTGAGGCTATTTGCGACGTATTGGACTGCCAGCCGGGAGATATTCTTGAATTCACCAGAGATCAACCATAA